A window from Theobroma cacao cultivar B97-61/B2 chromosome 3, Criollo_cocoa_genome_V2, whole genome shotgun sequence encodes these proteins:
- the LOC18605674 gene encoding WD repeat-containing protein 91 homolog isoform X1, with the protein MSLTKPRLPALLKISSEKNTISRLKKDNKHLNLKLSQLQALLEEKEVQSGQSKRSIGATTSSTTSSGVDDENLHLSTSSEEQCAPATAHLSKRELSEECSATEPAQIIASRVKSSSGHDLFSASTLHASYSGVDDTASRFYGSHFVENGRDVLREEEFPEVSAEFQETFLGHTSPITRCRFSASGNNIASASVDGTVRIWTYDSSIPASRNATIYCGAEIMSLDWECKSDRLLLIGTADGGIKAWNVDAKRVVCDLNTTEAFPSVLDLKCSPVEPIFVSAASSRRLGSNSIDSLGYASLTVWNMKTWKAMTVLPLGEDPPAITSLCFNHNGKILAASATDGMIHMFDMSAGLQITGWPAHDTAISSLLFGPDETSIFSLGSDGKIFEWSLQNQGHVLWSRTCSRFSDHETSKYCRHEMALEANGRQLLVTSGSVRAPIYQVRGHSNGLRTLPHSAAITTVDWHPSLPIFLTGSADNSVRVTSIL; encoded by the exons ATGTCCTTAACCAAACCACGCCTCCCTGCCCTACTGAAGATCAGTTCAGAAAAAAACACAATTAGCCGTCTTAAGAAAGACAACAAGCATCTTAATCTCAAGCTATCACAACTTCAGGCCTTACTGGAGGAGAAGGAGGTTCAATCAGGTCAATCAAAAAG GAGCATAGGAGCAACTACCAGTTCGACTACATCAAGTGGTGTAGATGATGAAAATCTACATCTATCCACAAGTAGTGAGGAACAATGTGCTCCTGCAACCGCACATTTGAGTAAAAGGGAGCTGAGTGAGGAATGTTCTGCCACTGAACCTGCCCAAATCATAGCAAGCCGTGTCAAGTCCTCATCTGGGCATGATTTATTTTCTGCTTCAACTCTTCATGCTTCGTATAGTGGAGTTGATGATACTGCTTCTAGGTTCTATGGTAGCCATTTTGTTG AGAATGGCAGAGACGTGCTTAGAGAAGAAGAATTTCCTGAAGTGAGTGCAGAGTTCCAG GAGACATTTCTGGGCCACACAAGTCCAATTACTCGTTGCCGGTTTTCTGCATCTGGGAACAATATAGCTAGTGCTTCTGTGGATGGCACTGTCAG GATATGGACATATGACTCATCAATTCCGGCATCTAGAAATGCGACCATATATTGTGGAGCTGAGATTATGTCACTTGACTGGGAATGCAAATCTGACCGATTG CTTCTCATAGGCACTGCTGATGGAGGCATTAAAGCATGGAATGTCGATGCTAAGAGAGTTGTCTGTGATCTGAATACGACCGAAGCCTTTCCAAG TGTCTTGGATTTAAAGTGCAGCCCTGTGGAACCTATATTTGTTTCTGCAGCTTCATCAAGAAG GCTTGGTTCAAACTCTATCGACTCTCTGGGGTATGCTTCATTGACTGTATGGAACATGAAAACATGGAAAGCTATG ACAGTCCTTCCTCTTGGTGAAGATCCGCCTGCAATTACTTCCCTATGCTTCAATCACAATGGGAAGATTTTAGCTGCCTCTGCAACTGATGGAATGATTCATATGTTTG ACATGTCTGCTGGTCTACAAATAACCGGGTGGCCTGCACATGATACTGCAATAAGCTCACTTCTTTTTGGGCCAGATGAGACAAGTATTTTTAGCTTGGGTTCGGATGGAAAG ATATTCGAATGGAGCTTGCAAAACCAAGGTCATGTCCTCTGGTCAAGAACTTGTAGCAG GTTTTCAGACCACGAGACATCAAAATATTGTAGACATGAAATGGCATTGGAAGCTAATGGAAGGCAGCTATTAGTAACATCTGGTTCTGTAAGAGCGCCCATATATCAG GTACGAGGCCATTCAAATGGGTTGAGAACTCTTCCTCACAGTGCAGCTATAACAACTGTGGATTGGCACCCAAGCTTGCCCATTTTCTTGACTGGATCAGCTGATAACTCAGTTCGGGTAACTTCCATACTGTGA
- the LOC18605674 gene encoding WD repeat-containing protein 91 homolog isoform X2 has product MENMQYAEELVREYLVFRGFTNTLQAFETELCTDIGKGFQVNKILDLIFAVYIPKFQAEKLVGLFSFFKQCFSSWSETVVLDTLSKLEGSILQCYIVHALQSGRKDKVVEFFGMNGNDLLLKSYDWIPWFAIPYLKNPSLDPQFRVYFSKEWYEALRLSVRNFFSEIFNGTRLPALLKISSEKNTISRLKKDNKHLNLKLSQLQALLEEKEVQSGQSKRSIGATTSSTTSSGVDDENLHLSTSSEEQCAPATAHLSKRELSEECSATEPAQIIASRVKSSSGHDLFSASTLHASYSGVDDTASRFYGSHFVENGRDVLREEEFPEVSAEFQETFLGHTSPITRCRFSASGNNIASASVDGTVRIWTYDSSIPASRNATIYCGAEIMSLDWECKSDRLLLIGTADGGIKAWNVDAKRVVCDLNTTEAFPSVLDLKCSPVEPIFVSAASSRRLGSNSIDSLGYASLTVWNMKTWKAMTVLPLGEDPPAITSLCFNHNGKILAASATDGMIHMFDMSAGLQITGWPAHDTAISSLLFGPDETSIFSLGSDGKIFEWSLQNQGHVLWSRTCSRFSDHETSKYCRHEMALEANGRQLLVTSGSVRAPIYQVRGHSNGLRTLPHSAAITTVDWHPSLPIFLTGSADNSVRVTSIL; this is encoded by the exons ATGGAGAATATGCAATATGCTGAAGAGCTTGTGAGGGAATATTTGGTCTTCCGAGGATTTACaaatacattacaagcttttGAGACGGAATTGTGTACCGATATTGGTAAAGGGTTTCAAGTTAATAAGATATTAGACTTAATTTTCGCGGTATATATTCCTAAATTCCAGGCCGAAAAACTAGTTGGTCTGTTCAGTTTCTTTAAGCAGTGCTTTTCGTCGTGGTCCGAGACTGTGGTGCTTGATACCTTGTCGAAATTGGAGGGTTCCATTCTTCAATGTTACATTGTTCATGCGTTGCAATCTGGGAGGAAAGATAAGGTTGTGGAGTTTTTTGGAATGAATGGAAATGATCTGCTTCTAAAGAGTTATGATTGGATTCCTTGGTTTG CCATTCCTTATTTAAAGAACCCAAGCTTGGATCCTCAGTTTCGTGTTTATTTCTCCAAGGAATGGTATGAAGCTCTCCGTCTTTCTGTGAGGAATTTTTTTAGCGAGATCTTCAATGGTACTC GCCTCCCTGCCCTACTGAAGATCAGTTCAGAAAAAAACACAATTAGCCGTCTTAAGAAAGACAACAAGCATCTTAATCTCAAGCTATCACAACTTCAGGCCTTACTGGAGGAGAAGGAGGTTCAATCAGGTCAATCAAAAAG GAGCATAGGAGCAACTACCAGTTCGACTACATCAAGTGGTGTAGATGATGAAAATCTACATCTATCCACAAGTAGTGAGGAACAATGTGCTCCTGCAACCGCACATTTGAGTAAAAGGGAGCTGAGTGAGGAATGTTCTGCCACTGAACCTGCCCAAATCATAGCAAGCCGTGTCAAGTCCTCATCTGGGCATGATTTATTTTCTGCTTCAACTCTTCATGCTTCGTATAGTGGAGTTGATGATACTGCTTCTAGGTTCTATGGTAGCCATTTTGTTG AGAATGGCAGAGACGTGCTTAGAGAAGAAGAATTTCCTGAAGTGAGTGCAGAGTTCCAG GAGACATTTCTGGGCCACACAAGTCCAATTACTCGTTGCCGGTTTTCTGCATCTGGGAACAATATAGCTAGTGCTTCTGTGGATGGCACTGTCAG GATATGGACATATGACTCATCAATTCCGGCATCTAGAAATGCGACCATATATTGTGGAGCTGAGATTATGTCACTTGACTGGGAATGCAAATCTGACCGATTG CTTCTCATAGGCACTGCTGATGGAGGCATTAAAGCATGGAATGTCGATGCTAAGAGAGTTGTCTGTGATCTGAATACGACCGAAGCCTTTCCAAG TGTCTTGGATTTAAAGTGCAGCCCTGTGGAACCTATATTTGTTTCTGCAGCTTCATCAAGAAG GCTTGGTTCAAACTCTATCGACTCTCTGGGGTATGCTTCATTGACTGTATGGAACATGAAAACATGGAAAGCTATG ACAGTCCTTCCTCTTGGTGAAGATCCGCCTGCAATTACTTCCCTATGCTTCAATCACAATGGGAAGATTTTAGCTGCCTCTGCAACTGATGGAATGATTCATATGTTTG ACATGTCTGCTGGTCTACAAATAACCGGGTGGCCTGCACATGATACTGCAATAAGCTCACTTCTTTTTGGGCCAGATGAGACAAGTATTTTTAGCTTGGGTTCGGATGGAAAG ATATTCGAATGGAGCTTGCAAAACCAAGGTCATGTCCTCTGGTCAAGAACTTGTAGCAG GTTTTCAGACCACGAGACATCAAAATATTGTAGACATGAAATGGCATTGGAAGCTAATGGAAGGCAGCTATTAGTAACATCTGGTTCTGTAAGAGCGCCCATATATCAG GTACGAGGCCATTCAAATGGGTTGAGAACTCTTCCTCACAGTGCAGCTATAACAACTGTGGATTGGCACCCAAGCTTGCCCATTTTCTTGACTGGATCAGCTGATAACTCAGTTCGGGTAACTTCCATACTGTGA
- the LOC18605675 gene encoding probable LRR receptor-like serine/threonine-protein kinase At4g36180 gives MSLVWSLLLSTLFIGFLLEEHLTLGSSLLLGEVDVTRCRENERQALLIFKRSLVDDSGILSSWGNGDDRKDCCIWRGVVCSNRTGHVLMLNLQPTYGYLGGTISPSLLDLSHLNYLDLSFNTFNGSNIPEFIGSLRNLRYLGLSHAAFSGPIPYQLGNLSRLLSLDLSGNDLYSGRNLNWLSHLSSLKNLDLSFSNLSKANDWVQVVNKLPYLESLSLQSCNLPNIISPSLSLVNSSTALTSLELFGNNLTSPVIYPWLFNVSSNLVYLDLSLNQLKGSIPEAFGNMSALKQLSLFSNQLEGGIPKSFRNMFSLESLLLHHNSLSGDFTEYTQNLSGCTEHSLKILVLDNNQITGSIPDQMARFSLLTDLSLGNNRLHGTISEGIGHLSELEILDLHGNSLKATIGFFPFRLSFIRLGSCKSGPRFPKWIQSQNNFAELDISAAEISDTIPLWFWDLSPSLRYLNLSYNQISGILPDLSLKFVSFPGLDLRSNLLDGPLPLFPSKLTSLNLSKNRFSGSISSLCRITGEALQFLDLSENLLSGTVPNCFQQWPYLQVLNLANNNFSGRLPSSIGSLVSLVMFNLHNNSFSGELPSSLNNCTEVKFMDLSDNRLSGEIPAWMGQSLTSLVFLSLQANKFNGSTPYHLCQLAYIQILDLSRNKLSGGIPECINSLTSMARKGNLSTTIQQNYVYGDPQFGDIGPYIDKALLVWKGREYEYTKNLGLLIVIDLSSNELSGEIPGEIARLSGLVALNLSWNILTGVIPQKIGQLRQLEVLDLSRNRLSGEIPTSLAELTFLSHLDLSYNNLSGKIPLSTQLQNFDASAFANNLALCGPPVSSSCSAAETQQLQPRNINQEDEDELGKWFLAGMGVGFVVSFGGLCSALLLKHSWRLAYFHLLDNLMDWLNVRFGAQKPRSKRKIQSLELP, from the exons ATGTCACTTGTCTGGTCCCTTCTCCTTTCAACTCTGTTTATTGGGTTTCTGCTCGAAGAGCATCTCACACTCGGGTCCAGTTTACTGCTAGGGGAAGTTGATGTTACGAGGTGCAGGGAGAATGAGAGACAAGCGCTCCTAATCTTCAAACGAAGCCTGGTGGATGACTCCGGTATTCTCTCTTCATGGGGAAATGGCGATGACAGAAAAGATTGCTGCATATGGAGAGGGGTTGTTTGCAGTAACCGAACTGGTCatgttctaatgctgaatctTCAACCTACATATGGATATCTAGGAGGTACGATTAGTCCTTCGTTGCTTGACTTGTCCCATTTGAATTACCTGGATCTTAGTTTCAATACTTTTAATGGAAGCAACATTCCTGAGTTCATTGGTTCTCTCAGAAACTTGAGATACCTTGGTCTTTCTCATGCTGCTTTCAGTGGACCAATTCCTTATCAGCTTGGAAACCTTTCCAGGCTGCTATCACTTGACCTCagtggaaatgatttgtacaGTGGCAGAAATCTTAACTGGCTTTCTCATCTGTCTTCTTTGAAAAACCTTGACCTCAGTTTCAGTAACCTTAGTAAGGCCAATGATTGGGTTCAGGTAGTCAACAAACTTCCTTACCTTGAAAGCTTGAGTTTGCAATCTTGTAATCTTCCAAATATCATTTCCCCATCTCTTTCTCTTGTCAATTCCTCTACAGCTCTCACCAGTCTTGAGCTTTTTGGTAACAATCTCACTTCACCCGTAATATACCCATGGTTGTTTAACGTTAGTAGCAACCTTGTTTATCTTGATCTCTCATTGAACCAGTTGAAAGGTTCAATTCCAGAAGCTTTTGGAAACATGAGTGCTCTCAAACAACTCAGCCTCTTCAGCAATCAGCTTGAAGGCGGGATTCCTAAATCTTTCAGGAATATGTTTAGTTTAGAATCACTACTTCTCCATCATAACAGTCTTAGCGGAGACTTCACTGAATATACACAAAACCTATCTGGATGCACAGAGCATTCACTGAAGATTTTGGTATTAGATAATAATCAAATCACAGGGTCAATACCTGATCAAATGGCAAGATTCTCATTATTAACAGACTTATCACTTGGAAACAACCGTTTACATGGGACCATAAGTGAAGGCATTGGTCACCTTTCTGAGCTTGAGATTTTGGACCTTCATGGGAATTCTCTCAAAG CAACAATTGGGTTTTTTCCTTTCCGACTGAGTTTCATTCGTCTTGGTTCTTGCAAGTCAGGGCCCCGTTTCCCAAAATGGATTCAgtctcaaaataattttgctgAGCTTGACATTTCGGCTGCCGAAATTTCAGATACCATTCCCCTCTGGTTCTGGGACCTATCACCTTCGTTACGTTACTTGAATCTCTCTTACAACCAGATAAGTGGTATTCTTCCAGATTTGTCATTAAAGTTTGTTAGTTTCCCAGGGCTAGATTTAAGGTCTAATCTTTTAGACGGTCCATTGCCACTATTCCCTTCTAAATTAACGTCCTTAAATCTTTCCAAAAATAGGTTTTCGGGATCAATTTCTTCTCTCTGCAGAATTACAGGTGAAGCTTTGCAATTTCTTGACCTCTCAGAAAACCTATTATCTGGAACGGTGCCCAATTGTTTTCAGCAATGGCCGTATCTACAGGTCTTGAACTTGGCTAACAACAACTTTTCAGGCCGACTTCCAAGCTCCATTGGATCTCTAGTTTCACTTGTAATGTTCAATTTGCATAACAACAGCTTCTCTGGGGAATTGCCTTCCTCGTTAAATAATTGTACagaggtgaaattcatggatCTAAGTGATAACAGATTATCTGGAGAAATACCAGCATGGATGGGACAGAGCCTAACGTCATTGGTTTTTCTAAGCCTCCAGGCGAATAAATTCAATGGAAGCACCCCCTACCATCTTTGTCAATTGGCATATATTCAAATCCTGGACCTCTCTCGAAACAAACTCTCCGGTGGTATTCCAGAATGCATCAATAGTCTTACTTCCATGGCTCGTAAGGGAAATTTAAGTACCACGATTCAGCAAAATTATGTATATGGTGATCCTCAGTTTGGAGATATAGGACCCTATATTGACAAAGCATTGCTTGTATGGAAAGGAAGGGAGTACGAGTACACAAAAAATCTTGGATTGTTAATAGTCATTGATCTCTCTAGTAATGAACTGTCAGGAGAGATTCCAGGAGAAATAGCACGTCTTTCAGGTTTGGTCGCATTGAACTTATCATGGAACATCTTGACAGGTGTGATCCCTCAAAAGATTGGTCAGTTGAGACAGTTAGAAGTCCTAGATTTGTCTAGAAACCGACTGTCAGGTGAAATTCCAACTAGCCTGGCAGAGTTGACATTTCTGAGTCACTTGGACCTGTCTTACAATAATTTGTCAGGGAAAATTCCTTTGAGCACTCAATTGCAAAACTTTGATGCCTCAGCATTTGCCAATAATCTTGCACTCTGTGGACCTCCAGTTTCGTCAAGTTGCTCAGCGGCTGAAACGCAACAACTTCAACCAAGAAACATTAATcaagaagatgaagatgagTTAGGAAAATGGTTTTTGGCTGGCATGGGAGTTGGATTTGTAGTAAGTTTTGGGGGACTCTGTAGTGCTTTACTGTTAAAGCATTCGTGGAGACTTGCGTACTTTCATTTATTGGACAACTTGATGGATTGGCTTAACGTTAGATTTGGAGCGCAAAAGCCAAGATCAAAGAGGAAAATACAAAGCTTGGAGCTACCTTAA